The proteins below are encoded in one region of Nakamurella flava:
- the nhaA gene encoding Na+/H+ antiporter NhaA, protein MTGPPAPSPLRAAFSPGSWPEARRIADVLRRETVGGILLLIGAVAALVWANSPWADGYTTFGAIVIGPSALHLDLSLSTWAADGLLAIFFFVAGLELKREFVAGDLRSPSRAVVPVVAAVGGMIVPAVLYLVIAGGTAPTGWAIPTATDIAFALAVLAVIATHLPVALRTFLLTLAVVDDLLAICVIALFYTSELNLLMLGLALLPLAAFAVLVQRGVSSWWLLLPLALATWTLVHASGVHATVAGVLLAFTVPVRSRRPSAAGMAERFEHRWRPLSAGVAVPLFALMSAGVTVAGWSGFTGALTDPIALGIMLGLVVGKPIGILVGTFVAAKATRQQLQTGLTWPDLIGVGLLGGIGFTVSLLIGELAFADPVADDHVKIAVLTGSIVAAVLATVLLRLRNRRYRLMCEEEARDDDHDGVPDIYQRDGRPAD, encoded by the coding sequence ATGACCGGACCGCCCGCACCCTCCCCGCTGCGCGCTGCGTTCTCGCCGGGTTCGTGGCCGGAGGCCCGGCGGATCGCCGATGTCCTTCGCCGGGAGACCGTCGGCGGGATCCTGCTGCTCATCGGCGCGGTCGCCGCCCTGGTGTGGGCGAACTCGCCGTGGGCCGACGGTTACACGACCTTCGGTGCGATCGTGATCGGCCCGTCCGCTCTGCACCTGGACCTGTCGCTGTCGACCTGGGCGGCCGACGGCCTGCTGGCCATCTTCTTCTTCGTCGCCGGTCTGGAACTGAAACGCGAGTTCGTCGCCGGTGATCTGCGCAGTCCGTCGCGGGCGGTCGTCCCGGTGGTGGCCGCCGTCGGCGGCATGATCGTCCCCGCGGTCCTGTACCTGGTGATCGCGGGCGGGACGGCACCCACCGGGTGGGCGATCCCCACCGCCACCGACATCGCCTTCGCCCTCGCGGTGCTGGCCGTCATCGCCACCCATCTCCCGGTGGCCCTGCGCACGTTCCTGCTGACCCTGGCCGTCGTCGACGACCTGCTCGCCATCTGCGTGATCGCGCTCTTTTACACCTCAGAGCTGAACCTGCTCATGCTGGGGTTGGCGCTGTTGCCGTTGGCCGCCTTCGCGGTCCTGGTCCAGCGCGGCGTCAGCTCGTGGTGGCTGTTGCTGCCGCTGGCCCTGGCCACCTGGACCCTGGTGCACGCCTCCGGGGTGCACGCCACCGTCGCCGGGGTGTTGCTGGCCTTCACCGTTCCGGTCCGGTCCCGGCGTCCGTCGGCCGCCGGGATGGCCGAACGCTTCGAGCACCGGTGGCGTCCGCTGTCGGCCGGGGTCGCGGTCCCGCTGTTCGCCCTGATGTCCGCCGGGGTCACCGTCGCCGGCTGGTCCGGGTTCACCGGGGCCCTGACGGACCCGATCGCCCTGGGCATCATGCTCGGTCTCGTCGTCGGCAAGCCGATCGGCATCCTGGTCGGCACCTTCGTGGCGGCGAAGGCCACCCGTCAGCAGCTGCAGACCGGTTTGACGTGGCCCGACCTCATCGGGGTCGGTCTGCTCGGTGGCATCGGCTTCACGGTGAGCCTGCTCATCGGCGAACTCGCCTTCGCCGACCCGGTTGCCGACGACCACGTCAAGATCGCGGTGCTGACCGGTTCGATCGTCGCCGCAGTCCTGGCCACTGTTCTGCTCCGGCTGCGCAACCGTCGCTACCGGCTGATGTGCGAGGAAGAGGCCCGCGACGACGACCACGACGGGGTCCCCGACATCTACCAGCGGGACGGGCGACCGGCCGATTGA
- the dinB gene encoding DNA polymerase IV, whose product MTGRPDGERSGPPAPRTAATILHADLDAFYASVEQRDDPSLRGRPVIVGGGVVLAASYEAKARGVRTAMGGERARRLCPEAVVVPPRMWAYSAASKDVFGVFRRTTPLVEAMSIDEAFLDVGGLGRLAGAPADIAAGLRRAVREEVGLAITVGVARTKFLAKVASGVAKPDGLLLVPPEGELDFLHPLPVQRLWGVGPKTTAKLHDHGIRTVREVAALGRAGLVSLVGQAAGHHLHALAHNHDPRAVVVGHRRGSIGSQHALGHRTRDPAEIDAVLMGCVDRVARRLRAAERSGRTITLRLRFGDFTRVTRSHTLARGTSSTEVVLETARSLVTAAMPLIGREGLNLVGVAVSGFDADGAEQLAFSFDRRADERLDRAWDAVRGRYGAGALTRGTLVNRGTGLEAPLTDD is encoded by the coding sequence ATGACTGGACGTCCGGACGGAGAGCGGTCCGGCCCGCCCGCGCCCCGGACGGCGGCGACGATCCTGCACGCCGATCTCGACGCGTTCTACGCCTCGGTGGAGCAGCGGGACGACCCGTCGCTGCGGGGGCGTCCGGTGATCGTCGGCGGCGGGGTCGTGCTGGCCGCCAGCTACGAGGCCAAGGCCCGGGGGGTGCGCACGGCGATGGGCGGTGAGCGGGCCCGCCGGCTGTGCCCGGAGGCCGTCGTCGTACCGCCCCGCATGTGGGCGTACTCGGCCGCGAGCAAGGACGTGTTCGGGGTGTTCCGACGGACCACGCCCCTGGTCGAGGCGATGTCGATTGACGAGGCCTTCCTCGACGTCGGCGGGCTGGGGCGGCTGGCGGGGGCGCCGGCCGACATCGCCGCCGGCCTGCGGCGGGCGGTGCGGGAGGAAGTCGGGCTGGCCATCACCGTGGGGGTGGCCCGGACGAAGTTCCTGGCCAAGGTGGCCAGCGGGGTCGCGAAACCCGATGGGCTGCTACTGGTCCCGCCGGAGGGCGAACTGGACTTCCTGCATCCGCTGCCGGTGCAACGCCTGTGGGGGGTCGGTCCCAAGACGACGGCCAAGCTGCACGACCACGGCATCCGCACGGTCCGTGAGGTGGCCGCTCTGGGCCGGGCGGGATTGGTCTCACTGGTCGGTCAGGCCGCCGGGCATCATCTGCACGCCCTGGCCCACAACCACGACCCGCGGGCGGTCGTGGTGGGCCACCGTCGCGGGTCGATCGGGTCCCAGCACGCCCTGGGTCACCGCACGCGGGACCCGGCCGAGATCGACGCGGTCCTGATGGGGTGCGTCGACCGGGTGGCCCGCCGGCTCCGCGCGGCGGAACGCTCCGGCCGGACGATCACGCTCCGACTGCGGTTCGGCGACTTCACCCGCGTGACCCGCTCGCACACGCTGGCCCGCGGGACGTCGTCCACCGAGGTCGTACTCGAGACGGCCCGTTCGCTGGTGACCGCCGCGATGCCACTCATCGGTCGGGAGGGTCTGAACCTGGTGGGCGTCGCCGTCAGTGGCTTCGACGCCGACGGTGCCGAACAGCTGGCGTTCTCGTTCGACCGCCGGGCGGACGAGCGGCTCGACCGGGCGTGGGACGCGGTGCGCGGCAGGTACGGGGCGGGGGCACTGACCCGGGGCACGCTGGTCAACCGCGGTACCGGCCTGGAGGCACCGCTCACCGACGACTGA
- a CDS encoding LLM class flavin-dependent oxidoreductase: MSEIAGRGATGLRTGVVISQATVHEFVDLAVAAEQAGWDAVFTWEAVWGQDAWVTLAAAAVRTERIRLGTLLTPLPRVRPWELAGRAATLDQLSGGRMQLAVGMGALHDNWLAFERDEGRRTRAEKLDEGLAVYDGLMRGQPFSFTGQHYQVRPTDLMNPPPPVQRPRVPVWVVGAHPARRSLARAARWDGLLATKVGFSETTAFGPSDLADVVAAVRPLREEAGLPWAGYDVVAEGVSGPGSAGDGWVAEWVAAGANWWVESDWTMGDDAVARHRRRIDAGPPRV; this comes from the coding sequence ATGAGCGAGATCGCCGGCCGCGGGGCCACCGGACTGCGTACTGGTGTCGTCATCAGTCAGGCCACCGTGCACGAGTTCGTGGACCTGGCGGTGGCCGCTGAACAGGCCGGGTGGGACGCCGTCTTCACCTGGGAGGCGGTCTGGGGACAGGACGCCTGGGTGACGCTGGCCGCGGCGGCCGTGCGCACCGAGCGGATCCGGCTGGGCACGCTGCTCACCCCGCTCCCCCGGGTCCGCCCGTGGGAGTTGGCCGGCCGGGCCGCCACGCTCGACCAGCTCTCCGGGGGCCGGATGCAGCTGGCCGTCGGGATGGGCGCCCTGCACGACAACTGGCTGGCCTTCGAACGGGACGAAGGCCGCCGGACGCGCGCTGAGAAGCTCGATGAGGGACTTGCTGTCTATGACGGATTGATGCGCGGCCAGCCGTTCAGCTTCACCGGCCAGCACTATCAGGTCCGCCCCACCGACCTCATGAACCCGCCGCCGCCCGTGCAGCGACCCCGGGTGCCGGTCTGGGTGGTGGGCGCCCACCCGGCCCGTCGCTCACTGGCCCGCGCCGCTCGGTGGGACGGGCTGCTGGCCACGAAGGTCGGGTTCAGTGAGACCACCGCATTCGGCCCGTCGGACCTGGCGGACGTGGTCGCCGCCGTTCGGCCGCTGCGGGAGGAAGCCGGCCTGCCCTGGGCCGGATATGACGTGGTCGCCGAAGGGGTGAGCGGTCCCGGCTCGGCCGGCGACGGTTGGGTGGCGGAATGGGTCGCCGCCGGCGCCAACTGGTGGGTCGAGTCGGACTGGACGATGGGCGACGACGCCGTCGCCCGGCACCGTCGAAGGATCGACGCCGGTCCACCCCGGGTTTGA
- a CDS encoding Ig-like domain repeat protein, translating into MNSSRWAGGSGMGRVALVGTAALLLVAGCGSGADGVRQQAATSPSATTVTAGPPAPSAAPTERSVTPGSSTASSEPAPQPAGPAASTVTGATAKTAVRYGDNSSFTLTAAAPTATPGADLTGPISVNDGSTVLAQGTTDAGGTATLAFYNTVDPGEHVYSVSYGGNAGIAPATGSLILRTTTTDVDISIGQVTGVQPGRPATIPTRVIGTPQSPTGQVTVTVDGAVVGQGAVDEQGRFTATMPAAAEGKHEVSVAYAGDMRFDPATATSSFTVTAPPVNPNQAGAAAVQASNPCPATAQACVDLTNEQAWLQSGGAVTYGPVAVTSGEAGSRTRTGTFAVFWKDKDHKSSLFNDAPMPNSVFFDGDIAFHQGSLSRQSNGCIHLSWDASAAFFDALSTGSTVTVFGTPPY; encoded by the coding sequence ATGAACAGCAGCAGGTGGGCCGGGGGCTCGGGGATGGGTCGCGTCGCCCTGGTGGGGACGGCGGCACTGCTGCTGGTGGCCGGCTGCGGGAGCGGTGCGGACGGGGTGCGTCAGCAGGCCGCGACCAGTCCCTCGGCGACGACGGTGACCGCCGGACCGCCGGCGCCGTCCGCCGCGCCGACCGAGCGATCGGTGACCCCCGGGTCGAGTACGGCATCCAGCGAACCCGCCCCGCAGCCCGCCGGCCCCGCGGCGTCCACCGTCACCGGGGCGACGGCAAAGACCGCTGTCCGGTACGGCGACAACAGCAGCTTCACGCTGACGGCGGCGGCTCCGACCGCCACCCCCGGCGCCGATCTCACCGGCCCGATCAGCGTCAACGACGGCAGCACCGTGCTGGCCCAGGGCACGACGGACGCCGGTGGTACCGCCACGCTGGCGTTCTACAACACGGTCGATCCCGGGGAACACGTCTACTCCGTCAGCTACGGCGGCAACGCGGGGATCGCACCGGCCACCGGTTCGCTCATCCTGCGGACCACCACGACCGACGTGGACATCTCCATCGGCCAGGTCACGGGTGTGCAACCCGGCCGGCCGGCCACCATCCCCACCCGGGTGATCGGCACCCCGCAGTCGCCGACCGGGCAGGTGACCGTGACCGTCGACGGTGCGGTGGTGGGGCAGGGGGCCGTCGACGAACAGGGCCGGTTCACCGCGACGATGCCGGCCGCCGCCGAGGGCAAGCACGAGGTCAGCGTCGCCTACGCCGGGGACATGCGGTTCGACCCGGCCACCGCCACCAGCTCCTTCACGGTCACCGCGCCGCCGGTCAACCCCAACCAGGCCGGCGCCGCCGCGGTCCAGGCGTCGAACCCGTGCCCGGCCACCGCGCAGGCCTGCGTCGACCTCACCAACGAGCAGGCCTGGTTGCAGTCGGGCGGCGCGGTCACCTACGGGCCGGTGGCCGTCACCTCCGGCGAGGCCGGATCCCGCACCCGGACCGGGACGTTCGCGGTGTTCTGGAAGGACAAGGACCACAAGTCCAGCCTCTTCAACGACGCACCCATGCCCAACTCGGTGTTCTTCGACGGCGACATCGCCTTCCACCAGGGCAGCCTGTCCCGGCAGTCCAACGGCTGCATCCATCTGTCGTGGGACGCCTCGGCGGCGTTCTTCGACGCGCTGTCCACCGGGTCGACGGTCACCGTCTTCGGCACCCCGCCCTACTGA